From Xenopus laevis strain J_2021 chromosome 7L, Xenopus_laevis_v10.1, whole genome shotgun sequence, one genomic window encodes:
- the egr2.L gene encoding early growth response protein 2 (The RefSeq protein has 5 substitutions, 10 frameshifts, 1 non-frameshifting indel compared to this genomic sequence), whose product MAAKAVDKLPVTFGSFVHQIPEGFYPGEDSTLPASVTIFPNVDLGGPLIQMSGVTGDGMISVDMNNDKRSLDFSYSSNYPLAPRTQPIAYMGKISIDHQYSGSGWNTEGIFNLVSAASLLGVPPSSCSSTSSSNASSGSPNLSCSMSHPQSDLEHIYSPPPYSSCNEIYQDPLRFPCGSPTAASLPPPPSYPSPKGASDGGMFPMIPDYSALFPPQCQRDLHSDRKPFPCPRHPSPLSTIRNFTLGGSSEGPRLASAYSPQNLPLRPILRPRKYPNRPSKTPVHERPYPCPAEGCDRRFSRSDELTRHIRIHTGHKPFQCRICMRNFSRSDHLTTHIRTHTGEKPFACDYCGRKFARSDERKRHTKIHLRQKERKNSATAAWRQHVARTSLKPQSGRDRQPCALLGPAAAHWDSIDPNRTG is encoded by the exons ATGGCGGCTAAAGCAGTAGATAAACTGCCAGTGACTTTTGGTAGTTTTGTGCACCAGATCCCAGAAGGCTTCTACCCCGGGGAGGACTCTACTCTGCCCGCGTCGGTGACCATCTTCCCCAATGTGGATCTGGGGGGACC TTTG CAGATGAGCGGAGTGACAGGAG ATGGAATGATCAGTGTGGATATGAATAATGACAAGCGGTCGCTGGATTTCTCCTACTCGTCCAACTACCCCTGTGCCCCCCGCACTCAGCCGATCGCCTATATGGGCAAGATCTCCATTGATCACCAGTACTCGGGCTCCGGCTGGAACACAGAAGGGATCTTCAATCTAGTGAGCGCCGCCAGTCTCCTGGGGGTCCCGCCCTCCTCCTGCTCCTCCACCAGCTCCTCCAACGCCTCCTCGGGGTCCCCCAACCTGAGCTGCAGCATGTCGCACCCCCAAAGTGACCTGGAGCACATCTACTCGCCCCCCCCATACTCCAGCTGTAATGAGATCTACCAGGACC TCCGCTTTCA TGGCCCCCCCACAGCGGCCTCCTACCCGCCCCCCTCTTACCCTTCTCCCAAGGGGGCGTCGGACGGGGGGATGTTCCCAATGATCCCCGACTACTCGGCGCTCTTCCCCCCCCAGTGCCAGAGAGACTTACATTCCGATAGGAAACCCTTCCCTTGCCCC CACCCCTCACCCCTCTC CACCATCCGCAACTTCACTTTGGGGGGCTCCAGCGAGGGGCCCAGACTCCCCAGCGCTTACAGCCCCCAGAACTTACCCCTCCGGCCCATCCTCAGACCCAGAAAATACCCCAACCGCCCCAGTAAGACCCCAGTCCACGAGAGGCCGTACCCGTGCCCGGCGGAGGGTTGCGACAGACGCTTCTCTCGCTCCGACGAACTGACCCGACACATCCGAATCCACACGGGCCACAAACCCTTCCAGTGCCGGATCTGCATGAGAAACTTCAGCCGCAGCGACCACTTGACCACTCACATCCGGACACACACCGGCGAGAAGCCCTTTGCCTGCGATTACTGCGGCAGAAAGTTCGCGCGGAGCGACGAGCGCAAAAGACACACCAAGATCCACCTGCGGCAGAAGGAGCGGAAGAACTCGGCAACAGCGGCG TGGCGGCAACACGACGCAAGAACGTCCCTTAAGCCTCAGTCCGGCAGGGACCGGCA ATGTGCTCTACTGGGTCCGGCAGCGGCCCATTGGGACTGT CCTAACAGGACAGGCTGA